Proteins encoded in a region of the Podospora pseudopauciseta strain CBS 411.78 chromosome 6, whole genome shotgun sequence genome:
- a CDS encoding hypothetical protein (COG:Q; EggNog:ENOG503PA6I): protein MASPSLVSEWLTERPYTSTFIAIAMLLLPIISLLRSSGDKTAVPKLPSTIPYVTNTYHYMTNMKTFYERSKAQLRKTSKNILAWNLTPWMKVYLVTSPRHIQALFRPNPAISSDKFFHLIYENLWGASLADREKFLNDNSGRGKVPLPGYENVPPEQRYFAGMHAVFHDHLNATAKSNMLAAIYQRFFAEELEGKFPLGEGVVEGVQQLLNVHMATAATATLAGKGILARWPKLIDWLWDFDKVAASLVWGLPRWMNRSALETRDSLRHACKQYIEEELAKGFDLEADHGNWEPIMGSTFQREMIRWMKQGGFSTEAMGASTMVVMLFGTNANSIPVTVWCLMEIIEDKSLLEAVREEVNTVLETDPDTGARTINMQKLLALPLLQSIYVECIRLHVSMNVTREAIAPVKLGDFTLDKGSLIQACTEISHLDEEVWGDEDHPATEFWAARHLKYVDETDENGNVKKVPQFSMAGRQNDWFPYGGGISICPGRHFAKQEIMLTTAIIVARFDLELVGWVNKDGTPSDRPAQNDVKYAGAASVPPDREMRVRFTRRW from the exons ATGGCGTCTCCTTCCCTCGTGAGTGAATGGCTCACTGAGCGGCCTTACACGTCAACTTTCATAGCCATCGccatgctcctcctccctatcATCTCACTCCTCCGCTCATCTGGCGACAAAACCGCGGTTCCCAAACTCCCTTCCACCATCCCCTATGTCACAAACACATACCACTACATGACAAACATGAAGACATTCTACGAGCGCTCCAA AGCTCAGCTCCGAAAAACTTCCAAAAATATCCTCGCCTGGAACCTCACACCCTGGATGAAAGTCTACCTCGTCACCTCCCCGCGCCACATACAAGCCCTCTTCCGACCCAATCCCGCCATTTCGTCAGATAAATTCTTCCACCTGATCTATGAGAACTTGTGGGGCGCTTCCCTTGCCGACCGCGAAAAGTTTCTCAATGACAACTCTGGGCGAGGGAAGGTGCCGTTGCCGGGCTACGAAAACGTTCCTCCTGAGCAGAGGTACTTTGCAGGGATGCATGCCGTTTTCCATGATCACCTAAATGCAACGGCCAAGTCGAATATGCTCGCAGCCATATACCAGCGCTTCTTTGCGGAAGAGTTGGAAGGGAAGTTTCCG CTCGGAGAAGGCGTTGTCGAGGGCGTCCAACAACTGTTGAATGTCCACATGGCAaccgcagcaacagcaaccctaGCCGGCAAAGGCATCCTCGCCCGCTGGCCAAAACTAATCGACTGGCTCTGGGACTTTGACAAAGTCGCCGCCAGCCTTGTCTGGGGTCTTCCGCGGTGGATGAACCGCTCCGCTCTTGAAACTCGGGACAGTCTTCGCCACGCCTGCAAACAGTACATCGAGGAAGAACTCGCAAAGGGCTTCGATCTAGAGGCTGACCACGGCAACTGGGAGCCAATCATGGGCTCGACCTTCCAACGGGAAATGATACGGTGGATGAAGCAAGGCGGGTTCAGCACCGAGGCGATGGGTGCCTCgaccatggtggtgatgctctTCGGAACAAACGCCAACAGTATCCCCGTCACGGTTTGGTGTCTGATGGAGATCATCGAAGACAAGTCACTGCTCGAGGCTGTCCGGGAGGAGGTCAACACCGTGCTGGAAACCGACCCCGATACAGGAGCACGCACAATCAATATGCAGAAACTGCTGGCGTTGCCCCTTTTACAGTCTATCTACGTAGAGTGCATACGCCTCCACGTCTCCATGAATGTCACCCGCGAGGCAATAGCCCCGGTCAAACTAGGAGATTTTACCCTTGACAAGGGATCGCTCATCCAAGCCTGCACCGAAATTTCCCATCTTGACGAGGAGGTCTGGGGCGACGAGGACCATCCCGCGACAGAGTTTTGGGCAGCACGACACCTCAAGTACGTCGACGAGACAGACGAAAATGGCAACGTGAAGAAAGTGCCGCAGTTCTCCATGGCGGGAAGGCAGAATGATTGGTTTCCGTATG GCGGCGGTATCTCGATTTGTCCCGGACGACACTTTGCCAAGCAAGAGATCATGCTGACAACAGCCATCATTGTGGCGAGATTTGATCTCGAATTGGTCGGATGGGTTAATAAAGACGGGACTCCCTCTGACAGACCGGCGCAAAACGATGTCAAGTATGCTGGTGCGGCTTCTGTGCCGCCTGATCGGGAGATGAGGGTGCGGTTTACGCGTCGATGGTAA
- a CDS encoding hypothetical protein (EggNog:ENOG503NYVA; COG:S) yields MDRVNKFSRARSMRDYWTHLRDMPRARGLDEYREGGNCTFLALAIQARLTKYVKTKLDAEPGTLKSKSGRPLLDYALRPRRVTPMTMSSHSVRDKCGIDIEMVQSLLDRGANPNQQVHLNEGRTVWALFLVSCYESALRNEATKLLKEVWFRVCKLMIRYHASSTAWFSNNTSQPLTVEGILGVL; encoded by the coding sequence ATGGACAGAGTTAACAAATTTTCCAGGGCGAGATCCATGCGAGACTACTGGACTCACCTTCGAGACATGCCTCGAGCACGAGGTCTCGACGAGTACCGAGAGGGGGGAAACTGTACCTTCTTGGCCCTGGCCATACAGGCTCGACTCACCAAGTATGTCAAGACAAAACTAGACGCCGAACCAGGCACTCTGAAAAGCAAGTCGGGAAGGCCTTTACTGGATTATGCTCTCCGCCCAAGAAGGGTCACTCCCATGACGATGTCGTCCCACTCGGTAAGAGATAAGTGTGGAATTGACATCGAAATGGTTCAATCACTCTTGGACAGAGGCGCAAATCCGAACCAGCAAGTTCATCTCAACGAAGGGAGGACTGTATGGGCGCTCTTCTTGGTGTCCTGCTATGAATCAGCCCTCAGGAACGAGGCTACCAAGTTGTTGAAGGAAGTATGGTTCCGTGTTTGCAAGTTGATGATACGGTATCATGCAAGCTCTACGGCTTGGTTTAGCAACAATACAAGCCAGCCACTGACTGTAGAGGGCATACTCGGGGTGTTATAG